In Streptomyces sp. NBC_01231, the sequence AACGGGGCGGTCCACTTGGTTCCACCCCGCGCGACCTGGCTCGGTGTGCCCTGCCTGGTGGCGTCAGCTAAATCCAATTGATTGATTAAGTCAACGCATCAGCCGTGTAAACTTTCGTCATGAATCGCCGTTCTTCACATGCAGGGCATAGGTCATGAGGCAGTGCAAAGGGTGCATCTCGACTCGCGTCGATGCCCGTCGTGGAGGAACGAAAAGCATGAGGAGCGGCAGGTGACGATGCTCGGCGGCACGAATCTGCCCCGGGTCGGGGGGTACAACCAGGCCGTCGTCCTGGACGCCATCCGGACCCGGGGGCCGGTGAGCCGTGTCGAACTGGCCGAGCTGACCGGCCTGACCAATCAGACCGTCTCGAACGTCGTCCGTAAGCTGCTCGACGCCGGCCTGGTCACGGAGACCGGCCACGCCCCTTCCAGTGGCGGCAAACGCCGCACTCTGCTGGCTGCCCGTCCCGAGGGGGCCTACGCGCTCGGTGTCCATCTCGACCCCGACGCGGCCGTCATCGTCCTGGTCGACCTGGCAGGTGAGGCGATCACCACCCGTCGCATCAGGCTCACCGTCCCCAGCGAGCCGACCGACGTCGTGCGACGGGTGGCCCGTGCGGCCCTCCGGCTCGTCGACCGGTCCGCCGTGGACCCCGCCCGACTGCTCGGTCTGGGCATCGCCGCTCCCGGACCGATCGACAGCTCCACCGGTACGGTGATCTCCCCGCCGAACCTACCCGGCTGGGACCGCGTCCGGCTGATCGAGATGTTCGCCGAGGCCACCGGCATGCCCGTGGCCCTGGACAACGACGCCACCGCCGCCGCCATCGGCGAACGCTGGATCGGCGGCGAGGCCAGGGCGGGCAGCTTCCTGTTCCTCTACCTGGGCACCGGTATCGGCGCCGGCATCGTCCTCAACAACACCGTCCTGCACGGCGATTCGGGCAACGCGGGGGAGTTCGGCCACATGGCCGTCGAACCGGGGGACCGCGTCTGCCACTGCGGCGGCACCGGCTGCCTCGGCCCCTACTGCAGCCCGGCCGCGATCATCGACGACCTGGTGCGCCGCCACGGACAGGCGGCCGCCGACCGTATCGGCCTGGCCGTGGATCCCCAAACCCTGCACGGCGACTGGAAGTTGCTCCGCCGGGCCGCCCGCACCGGCGACCCGTCGGCCTGCGACGTCGTACGCCACGCAGCCCGCCGCATCGGACAGGCCGCCCGGGGCGCCGTCAGCGTGCTCGATGTCAGCCGCGTCGTCCTCGGAGGCGAGGGGCTGCGCGGCATCGAGCACATCGTGCGAGAGGAGATCGACACGGCCGTCAACAGCACCTCCGTCGCCCGCGCCATCCGCCCCATCGCTGTCGAGCAGAGCGTGATGGTGGACACCGTCGGCGCGGTCGGTGCCGCGTCCCTCGTGCTGCACGGCAACTACACGCCCGGCTGGCGCATGCTCACCGAGTCCTCCGGCTGACCGCGGAAGGGGTGTCGGGAACTCACCTCCGGTAACCGCGGAGCTTTCGTCGACCTCCAAGCGTTCCCGTCACGGTCACACCTCCCGGTGGTCGATGCCGAGCAGGCTCGCGGCGGCGCGGAAGTCGGCGGTGTGGTGGCCGACCGCGAGGGACCAGTGGTGGCCTACGCCCGTGGCGCTCCACGCGTCGACCCACTCGCCCGGGTCACGGCCGAAGTCGACGCGGCTGGTGGTGTTGCCGATCTCCAGCAGCGGTCCCGGTACGACCGTGCCCTCGGACGTGATGAAGGAGAGGCTGCCGTCGGCGTCCTGGCCGAGGCCGAGGAGGGTGACGGGCCCGTGCTGGACGTCGAACTCCACGCTGACGCCCCAGCCCCGCTTGCCGTGGTAGACGCCCAGTCCCCGCAGCAGCGGGTCACGGGCGCTGACGGCGAGGTGGGCGGGTCCGTCATGGCCCATCTCCACGACACCGTCCTCGAAGTCGAGGGCCTGGATCTCGGTGAAGGAGCCCCCGGCGCCGATGCTCTGGGTGGCCAACTGGGCGACGCTGGTGCGCAGTTCGTACTCACCGGCCGCGGGCACGCCCCGGGCGGTGAGCAGCGAGGCCCCGAGGATCAGGCCGGCGCCGAGCCGCTCGTGCAGTTCGCCGTCGAGGCCGCGGTGGTAGTACGCGAGCGTGTCGAGCCCGAAGTCCTCGACCAGCCGGTCCAGTGCGACCGACACGGTCGCCCCCCACGCGAAGTCCTCGTCCGCCACACTGTCGTCGACAGCGAAGATCCGCCGGGCGAGAGCCATGCGCTCACGGCTCTCCTCCTCGGTCACCTTCTCCACCCGATGCCGCAGGTCGTCGAACTCCAGCACCTCGACATGCGAGCCGAACGTCGCCGGAAGCAGCGTCAGGTCCGTCGACACGTCCAGCATGCCGGGATACAGATGCCCCATCAGACCGTGCCGGCCGTGCCGGAGCGCGGCGCGGACGTGTGCGGCCCGGATCCACTGCTCGATGCGCCGCCAGGCCGACTCCTGTCGCAGCCAGCCCGACACCGACCGGAAGGGGATGCCGGCGCGGCGGAAGACGTTGCCGACCTCGGGCACGGGGCACTGTCCGCAGTAGGCCAGCCAGGCGCCCGTGTCGAAGGAGGCGTGGTCCATCCGTTCGGACGGCTGGAGATCGATGACCAGGACGGGGGTGTGCGAGCGCCGGGCGATCGGCAGCACCATCGACGAGGTCAGGTAGGTCGTCAGAAACAGCACGATCAGGTCGCAGTCCGCCCGGCGGAGCTCCTCGGCGGCGACCGCCCCTTCCTCGGCGTCGGAGATGAAGCCGACGTCGGTCACCTCCGCGTCCAGTCGCCGCAACCGCTCGGTGACGTACTGGGCCGACTCCCTCAACTGCGGCAGCAGCCCCGGGAACTGGGGCCAGTAGGTGCCGAGCCCGCCGGCGACCAGTCCGATCCTGGTACGGCGGCGGGGTACCGGGGGGAGCAGATCGCGCAGGGCGGCGGCGCGGTCCGCGGCCAGGGTGGTGGGTTCGGTCGTTGCCATGGGCGGTGCTCCTTCGGAGGTCCGGTTCGGATTCAGGCCCGGGTCGCTCCCAGATCCGCCGGGGCGGCAGCGGCATCAGGGGAACGCCGGATGAGGACACGGACGATGTAGACCCCGGCGACACCTGACGCCGCCATGCAGACGGTGATCGACCAGAGCAGCAGGGACACGCTGTACTCCATCAGGGCGGGCGTCACGAACGCGACGCCCGCGAAGACCCCTCGCGACAGGGCGTAGGTCAGGCCCTGGGTGGTGCCGCGGGTGTCCGGGGGCAGGGTGAGCTGCGACCACACCTTGTAACTGGCCTCCCCCGCAAAGGGGTTGGAGATCTGGTAGAGCACGAAGAAGACGAGCATGCCGACGAGGGCGCCCGCCGTGAGGGAGGCGATGCAGAAGGCGACGACCTGCACGATCGTGAACACGTAGAACAGCCGGTCGCGCCACGGGGTGTCGGCGAGCCGGACGAAGACGAAGGTCAGCACCAGCGCGATCGGGAGGAAGGCCAGGTTGATCCCGGTGGCCAGGCTCTGCGAGGCACCGCTGACCGTGACCAGCAGATAGGTGCCGAACTGGCCGAAGGTGTTGGCGCCGATGCCCCAGGTGACGTAGTAGAGGAAGGTCGCGGCCATCGGCAGCAACGCGGCACGGTTCCACACGTTCCTGAGCGCGGTTCCGCGCGGGGCGTCCAGCGCGGCCGCCTCGGCCTCCACCGCATCGTCCGGCGGCTCGTCGGCCAGTTCCAGACGGGCGCGGAGCTGCCAGGTGAGCAGCGCGGCGACGGCCAGATGGCCGGTGATGATCCGCGCTCCGGTCATGCCCGCGTCCGACAGGACGTAGCCGAGGAAGATGACGACGACGATGCCCAACACCCACATGACCTGGGTGAAGGACACGAGCCGGGCCCGGCCGTCGGCGGGCGCGGCGTCCGAGACCACGGCCAGGGACGTCGGCAGGTCGGCGCCTGCCGCCAGCCCCGCCACGAGCACGCCGACCAGGAGCACGATGTCGTTCGGCGCCAGGGTGATGACGACCGCGCCCAACGCGAAGCAGAGGATGTCCAGGTTGTAGACACGGCGGCGCCCGAACATGTCGGCGAGCCGTCCGCCGACGAGGGACCCGACGGCGATGCAGCCGGTGACGATCGCGCTGATCGCGCCGGCCATCCACACGCCCATGTCGTAGTGGTCCCGGTAGATGGCCAGGTTGACAGCGATGCTGACGATGAGAGCGGCGTCCAGGTACGAGGCCATGCCCGACAGGGCGGCGACCTTCCACAGGCGCTTGGGGATGGGCTGTTCCGGGTGATCCGGGGCAGTCGAAGTTCGGGCCATGATGCGACTCCGTCGTCGTCCGGGGATTGGCCTTGGTGCTTCGATCGACGAGACCCGGCGGAAGAACACGCGGAAGGAGCTGCGGAGGGGGACGTCGCGGCTCTGGGCCGGGTAGGTCGCAGTGACTATAGGATCCAAAAAACGTTACAACAAGCCCCCGCGCCCACTTCCGCGGAGAGAAGGCGCGGATCCTTCGTGGAGTCTCGTATCTGGTGAGGACGCCGCAGGTCCCCTACGGTGGAAGCGATGTAAAACGTTTTCAGATCCGCGAGGTTGCCCGGGCCGCACTCGGAAGGACCGCATTCGTGATCTCTCCTGAACTGCGACAGCTGTTCGACGACCCGCCCCGGGGCTTCGGCCCCACTCCGCTGTGGTGGTGGTCGGGCGCGAAGGTCACCAGGGAGCGCCTCGCATGGCAGCTGCGCAGGTTCGCGGACGGCGGCGTCCACAACCTCGTGGTGATCAACCTGGCCCCCGCCGGGCCGACCTTCGGCGCCCGGACCGACGATCCGGTGTGGTTCGGCGAGGAATGGTGGGCCCGTTTCACCGACGCCTGCCGGATCGCCGGGGAACTCGGCACCCGCCTGTGGTTCTACGACCAGATCGGGTTCTCCGGCGCCAACGTCCAGGGCGGTGTCACCCGCCGGCACCCGCGGGCCGCCGGCCGGGCCCTGCGCTCCCGCACGACGACCGTCTCCGGAGGCACGCTCGGGCTGCGGGGCGCCGAAAGCCCGGTCGCCGTCTACGACCTGACGGGACGTCGCCTGCCCATGGACCTGGACGCCGGTCCCGGCACCGCCCGGGTCGAGGCCGGGGACGGGACAGAGGTGCGGTTGGTCGCCACCGTCCCCACGGCGTTCGACTATCTGGACCCGCACGCCGTCGGCCTGCTGCTGGACGCCGTGCACCACGAGTTCGACCGGCGGGTCCCGGAGTACCTGGGCAACGTCGTGGCGGGGAGCTTCCAGGACGAGCTGCCCGGCACCAACTCCTGGAGCCACCGTTTCCCCGAGGAGTTCCGCGCCCGGCGCGGCTACGACCTGCTCGACCATCTGCCGGCCCTGTTCACCCCGACGGCCACCCCGGCGGAGAAGGCCCGGGCCGACCACCGAGCGGTCCGCGCCGACTACTACGCGGTCCGCGGGGAACTCACCGAAGAGGCCCTGTTCAGGCCGCTCGCCGCCTGGCACGAAGAACGCGGCATGCTCATCGGAGCCGACCAGAGCAACCCCGCGCGCGCGGGCTTCCCGGCCCAGTCCACGCAGATCTACACGGACTACTTCCGCACTCATCGCTGGTACGGAGCCGCCGGCAGCGACCACCACGGCGACGCCAAGGTCCACTCCTCCATGGCCCACCTCCACGGCCACGAGCGCGTCTGGATCGAGGCGTTCCACTCCTCCGGCTGGGGCGGCACCCTGGAGGACACCTACGACTGGCTCCTGCCGTTCCTGCGCAGTGGCGCCAACCTGTACAACCCGCACGCCAGTTACTTCGGTACCGCGGGCGGCTGGTTCGAGTGGGCGCCGCCGTCCACCGACTGGCGCCAGCCCTACTGGCAGCAGTACCCGGCGTTCTCCCGGGCCGTGGCCCGGATCTGCTCGATCATGTCCTGGGGTACCTACAGCGCCGACGTCGCGGTCCTGCACCCCACCGCGACCATGCAGTCCCTCATCCCGCTGGACGCGCCCGTCCAGCACTTCGGCGACGGCCGCCTCGGCGGGGCTCACGCCGACGTCGACGAGACGCAGCGCCACTACCTGGACCTGTGCGGCACGAACAACTGGCTGCGACCCCGGATCGGCGAACTGGACCGGCGGAGCGTCTCCTTCGACGTCATCGACGACGCCTCGGTTCTGTGCGCCAAGGCCGCGGACGGCTCCCTGCGCGTCAGGGACCAGGCGTACACCGCGGTCCTGCTGCCCTCGGCGAGCGTCCTGGAGGAGGAGACGGCACGCCGGTTGACCCAGCTGCTCGATGCCGGCGGCCGGGTGGTGGTCGTGGGCCGGCCGCCCGCGACGGCCGCCGGGGCGGACGGTGACGACGCCGTCGTCGTGGCGCTGCTGGACCATCCACGACTGGAGCGGGCGAGTGACGCCGCGGCGGGCGCGGCCGCGGTGGCCGACGCCGCAGGCCACGCGACGGGCGACGTACCGCTGCTCGTCAGGAGGCGGGGCGACGCGGCGGTCGCCCTGGTGACGGGGGCCTTTCCGGACGCCCGCACCGATCCGCCGAACGGCCGCCACGAGGTCGACCCCGCGCGTTACGCCCGCAGTACGGCCGTCACCGTGCGTGCCGCGGTCGCGGAGGCCGAGATCTGGAATCCGGCGACCGGCGCCCGAAGTCCGGCACGCGTCACCGTCGCCGACGGCATCTCGACCATCGACGTTCCACTGGAAGGCGCCCCCGCCGCTCTCGTCGTATGGCGCGAAGGCACACCGACCGTCCGGTCCACGGCACCGCTCCCCGAGCCGACGGAGACGATCGACGTCTCGGACGGTTGGGAGGGCCGACTGGTCCCCACCATGGACAACACCTGGGGCGACCTGGCGCTGCCCGCGGGCACGTCCGTCGACGAGCCGCAGATCTGGACCATGCGGTGGACCGAGACCGACGGGCCCGACGCGCACGGGGAGCAGTCGCGGGCGACGTACGGCAACCGGGTGTGCGTCCTGCCTCCGGTGCCCTGCGCCCAGGCCCCCGACCCGTTGCACGGCGCCCGTGTCGAGCAAATCCTGGCCGGGGCGGCGCCCCTGGCGCCCCCGGACGGCGGCTGGCGCGTCTCGTTGTACTCGTCGAGCCGGGGGATGGCGGATCAGGACGGTCTGCTCGGCAACAAGGGGATGGTGGCCGAGGAGTTCGTGCGCGTCCCCGTGCCCGGGAGCGGAACCGTCGCCCGGATCCGGGCGATCGTGGCGACGGACCACCGGGGCCCCGCCGATCTGCACATCGGCGCGGCTGCGGCAAAGCGGGTCTGGTGGAACGGCGAGCGGCTGGACATCGCGACGGGCTTTCTCGCCTCCGCCCAGGTGGAGGTCACGCGGTCCCACAACGTGCTCGAGTACGAACTGGGGGACGCCGAGGACCGGCCGCTGCTGATCTCGGGTGCCGCCGGCACACCGCTGGGCAGCTACTTCTGCCTCTCCCGCCCGGACGGGTTCACCGCGCGTCCGCAGTTCATGTGTCTCCCCGACGACGTACGACCGGACGGCGGAGTGACCTACCGGGGCCGGCTGCGCCTTCCCTCGGGCGGCGCGGCGGTGCTGGTCGTGGGCGCCGCGGTGGGCGTCACCGTCCTGCTCGACGGATCGGTCGTGGCGCGGCAGGAGAAGGTGGAGTACTACGAGTCCGACTGGGGCGCGGTACCGATGTTCTTCCGTCACCGACTGACCCTCGGGGCGGGCGAGCACGTCCTCGACGTGGTGGCCGACAGCGTCCACGCACGAGAAGCGGTCTTCGTCGACTGCGTGGCCGACGCGGGGTCCATCGCGACCGCTCTGGTCAGCGGCGCCGGGTGGGAGGCCCGGACGGGAGAGTGGCGCGGACGTACGGTCGAACACGAGGGCCGGTGGGGCGAGTTGCAGCACTGTTATGCCGCGGTACGGCCGCACCCGCTGCCGGACACCGAGTGGCTCACCGGCGCACCGGACCTCGGCACCGCCGTACTGCCGCTGCGGTCCACCGACGACGTCCGCGAGAGCGCGCAACGCTTCCGGTTCACGGTGCCCGCGGGCACCGTGTCGATGGACCTGCCGCTCGAGCTTCCCGCCCGGGTACGGGTCGGGGACGGCGCCGAGAAGACCCTCGACGGCCAGGTGCTGACACTGGATCAGCCGCTGTCGGAGCCCACCGAGATCGAGGCCGTCACCGTCCCCACGGCGGTGCTGCGGGGCGGCTCCGCCTGGCGCGGGCCGGTGCGGGTGCGTACCGTGCCGGCGCCCCTGCCGCTGGGGGACTGGCGCACGCTGGGGCTGGGCGGTTGGAGCGGCGGTGTGACGTACGCGCGGACCCTGGAGGTACCGGCCGGGCCGGACCCCGTGCTGGACCTCGGGCGGGTGCGCGGCAGCGTCTCGGTCCTTGTCGACGGCGAACCCGTGGGCGAGGCGTTCTGCGCGCCGTACCGCTTCGAACTCCGCGGTGCCGCCGGGCGTACCGTCCGCGTCGAGGTGACCGTCCACAACACCCTGGCCCCCTATTTCGCCGAAGCCACGCCGACCGCCTGGGCCTTCGAGTCCCAGCTCGGGTCGGGACTGCTCGGGCCCGTGACGCTCCGGATCCCCGGGCCCGCCTGACAGGGGCCGGGCTCAGGTGTCGGAAGGCGGCCGGGTCGAATCCCGGAGGACGAGGTCGGGCGCGAACACCCGTGTCCCGTGGGCGTGTTCCGCGCGGGCCTCCACCTCGTCGAGCAGCATCTCGACGGCCGCCCTGCCGAGTTCCTCGACCGGCTGCCGCACTGTCGTCAGGGTCGTCCCCACGAAGCTCGCGATGTCGAGGTCGCCGTAACCGACCACCTGCACCTCCTCGGGTATCCGCACGCCCCGCTCACCCAGTCCACGGCACAGCCCCGCGGCGAGGAAGTCGTTGGTGCAGAAGACCCCGTCGGGCAGCTCGTCCAGGCGGCGCGCGATCTCCCTGCCGTACGCCACCGTCATCTCCTCGGCGACGACCTGGCCCAGCCTCGCCGCACGCCGACTGCGCACGGCCTGCCGGGCGCCTTGGTACCGGTCGGCGCACTGCCGGATCCCGCGCTCCCCGTTCACCACGAGGACGTCACGCGCACCGCGGTCCAGGAGATGCGATACGGCGATCCGGCCTCCGGTGATGTCGTCGACGGAGACGGAGCAGCCGTCCTGGGCCGGCATCGCACGGTCCGCCAGCACCAGCGGGATGCCCCGCTCACGCAGCCGCGTCAGCCGGGTCGGATCGGCGCTGAGCGGAACCACCACGGCCCCGACGGCCCGCTGCTCGATCAGCATCGTGAAGTAGCCCTGCTCCCGCTCGGGCGCGTCCCCGCTGTCGCAGAGCACGAGGCTGTAGCCGTGCTCGTACGCCGCGTCCGCGGCACCCCGCGCGATGCGCGAGTAGAACGAGTTGGCCACGTCGGGCAGCACCAGACCGATGGAGGAGGAGTGCCCGGTCCGCAGGCCGGCGGCGCCCGGGTGGGGGACGTAGTCGAGCGCGGCGACCACGTCCCGGACCCGCTCGGCGGTGCGGGCGTTGACGCGCTCGGGCCGGTTGAGGACGTTCGACACCGTGGACACCGAGACCCCCGCGGCGGCGGCGACGTCCTGGATACGGGCGGGGCGAAGCGGAACGGCGTCCACCCCCCTCGCTGCGGCAGCCGTGCGACCAGGCACGACGCGGTCCTCATGGGCGGCGTCAGTCTACCCCGACCATCAGTAAATCGTTTTTCGGGAGGTGATGGTCGCCGAGGGGTGCCTCGGATCAGGCCTTCGCTCGGTCACGTGTCATGAGCCGCTTCAGGAGGGGCCAGGCCAGCAGCAACGCGATCACCGCGTACACGGTCACCGCGAAGGGCGTATCGACCAGTCCTGACACGCTGCCGTCGCTGATCTGCAGGGCCCTCCGCAGCTGCTGTTCGGCGTTCGGGCCGAGGATGACGCCGATGACCGCGGGCAGGATCGGCAGGCCGTAGCGCCGCATTCCGAAGCCGATCAGGCCGATGATCAGGAGGATCACCAGGTCGACCACCTCGCCGCCGACCGCGTACGCGCCGACCGCCGCGAAGAACATGATCCCGGCATACAGGTACGGCCGCGGGATGCGCAGCAGCTTGGCCCACACCGGAGCCAGCGGCAGGTTGAGCGCGAGCAGCAGCACCATGCCCACGAAGAGCGACGCGATCAGTCCCCAGACCAGATCCGGTTCGCGTTCGAAGAGGAGCGGGCCCGGCTGGATGCCGTACTGCTGGAAGGCGGCCAGCATGACCGCCGCGACCGCCGTGGTGGGCAGGCCGAGGGTCAGCATGGACACCAGCGTCCCCGCGGCCGAGGCCGACGCCGCCGACTCCGGTCCGGCCACCCCCTCGATCGCGCCCTTGCGGCCCCAGTCGTCCGGGTGCTTCGACAGGCGCTTCTCCGTGACGTACGACAGGAAGGTGGGGATCTCGGCGCCGCCCGCCGGAATCGCGCCGAACGGGAAGCCGATGAACGGGCCGCGCAGCCACGACTTCCAGGTCCGCCGCACATCGTCCCGGCCGAGCCACGGGCGGCCCACCGGGATCGGCTCGGACGGCAGGCGCCGTAGATGGGCCGCGACCCACAGGGCCTCGCCGATCGCGAAGAGGCCGACCGCGACGATCACCACGTCGATGCCGTCGGCGAGTTGGAGGGAACCGAAGGTCAGCCGTTGCTGGCCGGTCATCTGGTCCAGGCCCACCAGACCCAGCGTGAGACCGATGAGCAGGGACGCGAGCCCGCGGATGCGCGACGACCCCAGCACGGACGTCACCGCGATGAACGCCAGCACCATGATGGCGAAGTAGTCCGGAGCGCCGATGTCCACCGCCAGGTCGGCGACCGTCGGGGCGAGCGCGACCAGCAGGAGCGTCCCGATCAGACCGCCCGCGAAGTGGCCGATGGCGGCGGCCGCGAGCGCCTGCGCGCCACGCCCCGACTTGGCCATCGGGTTGCCCTCCATGGCCGCGACCACGGCGGCACTCTCACCGGGGGTGTTGAGCAGGATCGAGGTGGTCGAGCCGCCGAACATCGCCCCGTAGTAGATGCCCGCGAACATGATGAACGCGCCGGTCGGGTCGAGTCCGTACGTCACGGGCAGCAGGAGCGCGACCGCCATCGCGGGCCCGATGCCGGGCAGCACACCGATGGCGGTGCCCAGCAGCACACCGACGGCGGCCCACAGCAGGTTGATTGGGGTCAGGGCCGTACCGAAGCCGTCCATCAGGGAGTTGAAGGCGTTCACGTCACAGCACTCCCATCAGCGGGCCACCGGGCAGCGGCACTCCGAGCAGGTTGTTGAAGACGGCGTAGGTGGCCAGGGAGAGAACGGCCGCGATGAGCGGGTCCCGGTCGAGGCGGCGGCTGCCGAGCGCGAAGGCGGCTCCCCAGAAGAGCAGCGCGCCCGCGACGGGAAAGCCGACGGGTTCGATGAGGACGGCCGCGCCGAGGAACACGCCGGAGAGCAGCAGCACCGTGCGCCAGTCGGCGGGTTCGGAGAGGTCGATGTCCTCGCCGCCCTCGGCCTGGCCCCGGCCGCCGCGCAGGACGTCGACGGCGAGCAGGGCGGCGATGACGAGCAGCCCGACACCGACGACGACCGGTACCGTCTTCGGCCCGACGGGCCCGCGCTGAGTGACCTCGACGTCCATGGTGAGCGCGTCGGTCAGGACCAGCACGCCGAGCGCCAACAGCAGGACACAGACGCCGAGTTCGGAATGCTCACGCAGCCAGGAGCGGCGTTCCGCCGCCTCGCTCTCGGGGATGTCGGTCCGTGTCGTCACAGTCCCAGCTCCTTCAGCACCGACACCACGCGCTTGTCCTGGGCGTCCAGGAAGTCGCCGAACTTCTCGCCGGTCAGGAACGCGTCGTCCCAGCCGTTCTGCTGAAGGGACTTCTGCCACTCGGGCGAGTCGTGCAACTCCTCCACGAGGCGTACGAGCTTGTCGCGCTCGGCAGTGGAGAGGCCGGGCGGGGCCACGATGCCGCGCCAGTTGGTGAAGTCGACGTCGTAGCCGGACTCCTTGAGCGTGGGCGCGTCCTCGAGCTCGTCGACGCGTTCGGGGCCGGTGACCGCGAGCACCCGCAGCTCGCCCGCCTTGATCTGGTCGAGGTACTCGCCGACGCCGGACACCCCGAACGCGACCTTGTTGCCGAGGATCGAGGCGAGCAACTCGCCACCGCCGTCGAAGGGGATGTAGTTGACGTCCTTCGGCGGGACGCCGCCGGCCTTCGCCATCAGCATCGGCGCGAGATGGTCCGGCCCGCCGGGCGAGGAACCGCCGCCCACCGGGAGCTTGCCGGGATTCGCCCGCCACGCGTCGATCAGCTCGTCGATGCTCCGGTACGGGGAGTTCTTGGCGACCACGACGACGTCCTGCTCCTCGGTGAGGCGGGCGATCGGGGTGGTGTCGTCGAGTGTCCTCGGGGCGTGGTTGGAGCGGGCGGCGCCCACCACACCGAGACCCATCGACATGGCGAGCTTGCCGTTGCCGTGCTCGCTCACCAGCCGGCTGAGCCCTACCGTGCCGCCGGCGCCGGGCAGGTTGAACACCTCGATGTTGTGCGTGAGTCCGGCGTCCTCGGCGTTCTTCGCGGCCGTCCGGGCCGTGATGTCGTAGCCGCCGCCGGGCGTGTTGGGGACCATGAGGCGCAGGCCCGGGATCTGGGTGCCCGTCGCGGAGTCGCTGCCGGTCGTGAGCAGCGGAGGCCCGACGAGTACGAGCACGGCGGCTCCGAGCAGGGCGAGGGGGGTGCGCAGGCGCACGAGTGCCACCACCTGTCGGTACGTCTCTGCGGAACGGGGGAAGCCCTGTGGGGAGGGTGACGTGCGCCACATGCTGCCCGTGCGCCGCGGGCCTGTCTCTCTTCCGGAACCAACGGAGCTTGTGGTCTTTGCGGTCACCGGCGTCACGTGGGTGCGCACAGCTGCCTGGGCCGGTCTCTTTCCTTGGCCGCAGGTGAGCGCCATGATGGGCGCCCCGGCCCTGAGCCGCAGCCTGTCGCATCGGCACGAGAGATTGAGTCCGTCGTGGTCGCCTCCTTCCGTCGCCAGACCCTCGCGGGGGAGATGCTGGTCCTCCAGCTCGCCATCGTCGTGGTGGTGCTGCTGGCGGTCGCCGCCGTCTCGCTGGCCCAGTCGGAGGCCACGTTCAACCGCGTCGAGGGCCGCCGGGTCGGTGCGCTGGCCGAGCAGCTGGCCGCCACGCCCCTCGTGCGCAGCCAGCTGGTGGGGCGCGAGCCGCAGGAGGCCCTCGCCCCGCTGGTGAACTCCACGCAGACCCAGTCCGGGGTCACCTCCGTGACGGTGGCGGACGCCGACGGCCGGATCGTCAGCTCCACGAACCCCACGGCGCTCGGCGACCGCATGCCGCTGGGCGAGGGCGCCGCCGAGGGCCGGGGCTGGTCCGGCTCGCTGACCCTGGACGCCAGCCGCGAACTCGTCGCCCAGGTACCGGTACTCGGTGCGACCAAGGAGAACCTCGGGCAGCACCTGGGCACCGTGATGATCGGCGAAGCCGACCCGACGGTGTGGCAGCGCCTCAGCGGAGCGTCCTCGTACCTGCTCGCCTATCTCGGCATCGCCAGCGGCCTCGGCCTGGTCGGCTCCTGGCTGCTGGCCCGGCGC encodes:
- a CDS encoding tripartite tricarboxylate transporter substrate binding protein, yielding MRLRTPLALLGAAVLVLVGPPLLTTGSDSATGTQIPGLRLMVPNTPGGGYDITARTAAKNAEDAGLTHNIEVFNLPGAGGTVGLSRLVSEHGNGKLAMSMGLGVVGAARSNHAPRTLDDTTPIARLTEEQDVVVVAKNSPYRSIDELIDAWRANPGKLPVGGGSSPGGPDHLAPMLMAKAGGVPPKDVNYIPFDGGGELLASILGNKVAFGVSGVGEYLDQIKAGELRVLAVTGPERVDELEDAPTLKESGYDVDFTNWRGIVAPPGLSTAERDKLVRLVEELHDSPEWQKSLQQNGWDDAFLTGEKFGDFLDAQDKRVVSVLKELGL
- a CDS encoding tripartite tricarboxylate transporter TctB family protein gives rise to the protein MTTRTDIPESEAAERRSWLREHSELGVCVLLLALGVLVLTDALTMDVEVTQRGPVGPKTVPVVVGVGLLVIAALLAVDVLRGGRGQAEGGEDIDLSEPADWRTVLLLSGVFLGAAVLIEPVGFPVAGALLFWGAAFALGSRRLDRDPLIAAVLSLATYAVFNNLLGVPLPGGPLMGVL